A genomic window from Candidatus Zixiibacteriota bacterium includes:
- a CDS encoding metal-sulfur cluster assembly factor has protein sequence MGSPLINESAVYDALRECYDPEIPVNIVDLGLVYDVRIKDDDIVEVDFTLTAPGCSMSGMIREDIRTRLLQVEGIKDAVVNIVWEPLWTPDKMSEDARKALGFG, from the coding sequence ATGGGAAGTCCATTGATTAACGAGTCTGCCGTTTACGATGCTCTGCGCGAATGCTACGATCCCGAAATCCCGGTTAATATCGTCGATCTCGGACTGGTCTATGACGTCCGGATCAAGGACGACGACATCGTGGAAGTTGACTTTACGTTAACCGCTCCCGGCTGCAGCATGTCCGGCATGATCCGCGAGGATATCCGTACGCGGCTGCTGCAGGTCGAGGGGATCAAAGACGCCGTCGTCAATATCGTCTGGGAACCTCTCTGGACCCCCGACAAGATGTCGGAGGACGCCCGTAAGGCGTTGGGGTTCGGATAA
- a CDS encoding outer membrane beta-barrel protein — translation FAGLKPATHTGFYIGFGIGWGSLKMELDDENDNLSFITDAESGGAGNFRIGGALSQKLLLGAEGNSWVKDYEIEYGGGTSEASVVISNLALALTYYPAEQFFIKGGPAIAQATLEFDVPGTIFAGKVEDTGGGLMVGAGGGFRVTNKFAIVPSAQWTWQAFEDYKINVFSLTLGVGWFW, via the coding sequence CCTTTGCCGGGCTGAAGCCCGCGACGCATACGGGCTTCTACATCGGCTTCGGTATCGGCTGGGGCAGCTTGAAAATGGAACTAGATGATGAAAACGACAACCTGTCATTCATTACGGACGCCGAAAGCGGCGGCGCCGGCAATTTCCGGATCGGCGGCGCGCTCAGCCAGAAGCTACTGTTGGGCGCGGAAGGCAACTCGTGGGTGAAAGACTATGAGATTGAGTACGGCGGCGGCACATCCGAAGCCAGCGTCGTGATTTCGAATCTCGCCCTGGCGTTGACTTACTACCCGGCCGAGCAATTCTTCATCAAGGGCGGTCCGGCGATCGCGCAGGCGACGCTGGAATTCGACGTTCCCGGCACGATTTTCGCGGGCAAGGTCGAGGATACCGGCGGCGGGCTGATGGTAGGCGCAGGTGGCGGATTCCGTGTCACCAACAAGTTTGCCATCGTGCCGTCGGCGCAGTGGACGTGGCAGGCGTTTGAAGATTACAAGATCAACGTGTTTTCGCTCACGCTGGGCGTGGGTTGGTTCTGGTAG
- a CDS encoding T9SS type A sorting domain-containing protein encodes MKRFITLVLALSLLVVPALLAKDAGNRDLFRVGEASFISESEFVIPVLISHDEDLAAMDIPLTYSAGVTLTQVSFENTAVADFDVKIANIDSENHRVTIGLVKMVNAPQQNPYLKPAAGGGNTVAHLHFKLDDPTLQSVEIGTFASADPSHELMFVYNEYVDGVPHVRDLTPEFVGGQVSLNARTPNLALPTEFSLSQNVPNPFNPSTQVSFALPTAAKVNLSIYNVLGQHVKTLVDTDMRAGYQTVTWDGTDNTGHTVASGVYFYKLNAGDFTATKKMLMLK; translated from the coding sequence ATGAAGCGTTTTATTACGCTGGTGCTCGCACTTTCATTACTCGTCGTGCCGGCTTTGCTGGCCAAGGATGCCGGAAACCGGGACCTGTTCCGAGTTGGTGAGGCCTCGTTCATTTCAGAATCGGAATTTGTGATTCCGGTTCTGATCAGCCATGATGAGGACTTGGCGGCAATGGATATTCCGCTAACCTACTCCGCGGGCGTGACCTTGACTCAGGTTTCATTCGAGAACACCGCTGTCGCCGATTTCGATGTCAAAATCGCGAATATCGACAGCGAGAATCATCGCGTGACGATCGGTTTGGTCAAGATGGTAAATGCTCCGCAGCAGAACCCGTACCTGAAACCGGCCGCCGGCGGTGGCAACACCGTGGCGCATCTGCACTTCAAACTTGACGATCCGACCCTGCAGTCGGTCGAAATCGGCACGTTTGCCAGCGCAGATCCAAGTCACGAACTGATGTTCGTGTACAACGAGTATGTCGACGGCGTTCCGCATGTTCGCGATCTCACTCCGGAATTTGTGGGCGGTCAGGTCAGCCTGAACGCGCGCACTCCGAATCTCGCGCTGCCGACGGAGTTTAGTCTGTCGCAAAACGTGCCGAATCCGTTCAACCCGTCAACGCAGGTCAGCTTTGCGCTGCCGACCGCGGCTAAAGTAAATCTTTCGATTTACAATGTCCTCGGCCAGCACGTGAAGACCCTCGTCGACACCGATATGCGCGCGGGTTACCAGACCGTCACCTGGGACGGCACTGATAATACCGGCCATACCGTGGCATCGGGCGTCTACTTCTACAAATTGAACGCGGGCGACTTCACCGCGACCAAGAAGATGCTGATGCTGAAGTAA
- a CDS encoding DUF4242 domain-containing protein — protein MPKYVIERIIPGAGKLTGAELRAISQKSCGVLEQMGPSIQWLHSYVTDDKIYCIYRAPNEATVREHATRGGFPADSVATVRALIEPTTAE, from the coding sequence ATGCCAAAGTATGTCATTGAGCGGATTATTCCCGGGGCCGGAAAACTCACCGGAGCGGAGTTGCGCGCCATTTCCCAGAAATCGTGCGGCGTGCTGGAACAGATGGGGCCGAGCATCCAGTGGCTCCACAGTTACGTTACCGACGATAAGATCTACTGTATCTATCGCGCCCCGAATGAGGCGACGGTACGCGAGCATGCCACGCGCGGCGGCTTCCCTGCCGACTCGGTCGCCACGGTGCGCGCACTGATCGAGCCGACGACCGCCGAGTAG